A genomic window from Bacillus oleivorans includes:
- a CDS encoding GyrI-like domain-containing protein, which yields MLKERALPPFKINSTSPEIFNRIVQLEEIKVAGYEFAAPYKAFSEAEVLIPRLWFRLIERLEEIGDVVNRKRRLGISHNRKTDFTYYVTVEVQKFSNVPNDMVQLTVPVNTYASFYHHGVMERDHIDRTYEYIHQWIDKSNYERDYQSYSLEIYDEHYEPSKPSNRFEILIPIK from the coding sequence ATTTTAAAAGAACGGGCCCTGCCTCCATTTAAAATAAACAGTACATCCCCAGAGATATTTAATCGAATTGTTCAGCTAGAGGAAATAAAAGTGGCGGGGTACGAGTTTGCAGCTCCTTACAAAGCGTTCAGTGAAGCAGAAGTGCTGATACCAAGGCTGTGGTTTCGATTAATCGAACGTTTAGAAGAAATCGGCGATGTAGTAAACCGCAAGAGAAGACTCGGTATTTCTCATAATCGCAAAACAGACTTTACCTATTACGTCACAGTAGAAGTCCAAAAATTTTCTAATGTACCTAACGATATGGTCCAGCTGACTGTTCCCGTAAATACTTATGCTTCCTTCTATCATCATGGGGTGATGGAACGAGATCATATTGATCGAACCTATGAATATATCCATCAGTGGATAGACAAAAGTAATTATGAGCGTGATTATCAGTCTTATAGCCTTGAAATTTATGATGAACATTACGAGCCAAGTAAACCAAGCAATCGATTTGAAATCTTAATTCCGATAAAATAA
- a CDS encoding GyrI-like domain-containing protein has translation MEIKVEPRNAFNGIGVKWSGTYEQAAKGEIRTIQQEFRNRIDQIKNLVNPNIITGLSYHNDANGFTYYLIAEAESLDFIPEGMEGISVPSYTFVTSSYQGEQVHEAYSYLHRWIEQNGFTLNQDELFYLEEYPVKYNPLTDPPRLKIHIPVKEKE, from the coding sequence ATGGAAATTAAAGTTGAGCCTAGAAATGCTTTTAATGGAATTGGTGTTAAGTGGAGTGGTACGTATGAGCAGGCAGCAAAAGGTGAAATAAGGACCATCCAGCAGGAATTTAGAAACAGAATAGATCAAATTAAGAATTTGGTCAACCCGAACATTATTACAGGTCTATCGTATCACAATGATGCCAATGGTTTTACTTATTATTTAATAGCAGAAGCAGAAAGTCTTGATTTTATTCCAGAAGGGATGGAGGGGATATCCGTTCCGTCTTATACCTTTGTTACATCTAGTTACCAAGGGGAACAGGTGCATGAAGCATATAGTTATTTGCATCGCTGGATTGAACAAAACGGTTTTACTTTAAATCAAGACGAATTGTTCTATTTAGAGGAATATCCTGTGAAATATAATCCGTTAACAGATCCTCCGCGTTTAAAAATTCATATCCCTGTAAAGGAAAAAGAGTAA